The [Clostridium] celerecrescens 18A genomic sequence CAACCCATCTGGGGGGCTTGGAAATGCCGATGAATCTCAGAAATTCATTGATTGGTCCAAAATCCGGCTGGAACAGCATATTCCACACCGCACCTACTGCTACGATGGAAGCAATATAAGGGAAATACAATGCTGTACGGAAAACTGCGATTCCCTTTAACTTATGGTTCAACAAAACTGCCAGTAAAAGTGCCAGCACTAAGGTTGGTAATACAGTAAGCAGTGCATATTGAATCGTGTGAAAAAAGGATTGAACAAAAATCCTATCATTAAAAATCTGAACGAAATTACTTAATCCTACAAATTCCATGGGGGTACGGGACCCATCCCATTTCATAACACTTAAAACAAAAGAAAAGATAACGGGAATAAATACGAAAATTGCATATCCGATTAAATTGGGTAGAATAAAGGAATAACCAATCAGGTTACTTCGGATTGCCTTCATTTGATGAGACTTCATTGTCTTTTTTGATTCTTTCATACAGGGTTAACCTCCTTTTCACCTGCTTTTTGCCACAAAAAGAGCGCCTTGCCATATGATTAGAAAAGGCGCTCTCCGGGCAATCAATTTTTTACCAGCCCTTGATCTCCGCAACACGCTTGTTCAGTTCTTCGATTCCCTGATCAACAGTATACTGCTTAATCATGATCATCTCATGAACTTCTTCAAGTACAGTTTTGATTTCAGTAATCTTTGGATCTAAAGGACGGTCAAATATATAGTGAGTATAAGTCAGTGCTTCAATATTTGAATCTCCCTCTGGGAAGAACTGTGCAGAAGCAATGGTCTTTAATGACTCTTCTGTCTGGATACCGGTAAATACGCCCTGTTCAGCTAAAATATTAGCTGCTTCTTCGCTGGTTGCAAACTTCACAAAATCCCAGGATAAGTCAGGTTCATCGGTATAAGCACTGATTCCAACAGGAGTGAGAGCTCCTACCGTGTAACCGGCTTCTGTATCAGCAGGATGTGGAATCCTTGCAATGCCCCAGTTAAAGGAAGTTTCATCAGATGCCTGAGACTGGATCATAGTTGCAATAAACCAGGAACCCATAGGCATCATAGCACACTGCTGATTTTTAAATACAGATGAATAATGGATATTTGCTGTCTTTAAAGTAGAGAAATCCTGAATATAACCATTATCCTGTAAAGCAAGAGCTTGCTCATACCATGGCTTTAAGAAGGAATAATCCTTTTCAACAACTGTGTGTTTGCCATCCTGAACAGCCCAGTTTGATACAAGTGCCTGCCAGGTGTGGTTATGTCCGCCATAAACCTTTGAACTGCCTTCACCAGAAGTCAGCTTTGCTGCAAGATCATAATACTCATCCCAAGTCATATCATTTGATGGATAAGGAACGCCTGCCGCATCAAAAAGGTCTTTATTGTAGTATAAGATATACCAGTCGGAACGATATGGAAGTCCATAGGTAGCTCCGTTATACTGAAGCTGCTCTGCTGCACCATTGTAAATGGATAAATCCAAATTATCTTTCTTCATGAAATCATCCAAAGGAAGAAGCTGATTTTTATCTGCCATCTGAAGCATGGAACCCATGTCTTTTACCCAGATTACATCTGGATCCGGCTGAGCTGCAGATAAGCTGATTCCAAGGGAATTGTTGTATTCATCGGCTGATGTATCAATAACATTAATTTCAACATCCGGATGTTTTGCCATGTAAGCATCAACTACCGTCTGGAATGTGGGTGATGTATCATAGTCCCATGTAGTAACGGAAAGTACTTTCTTTTCTCCTGTGCTTTGTGCTTTTTCATCTGATTTTGTTGTTTCTGTCTTTTCAGTTGAACCTGCAGCACTGCTCTCAGTTGTTTTGCTGCCACCACAAGCAGTTAAAGATGCGCATACCATTCCGGCTGCTAACACCATAGCTAAAACTCGTTTTAATCTCATTAGATTGAAACCTCCCTTTTTTTAGAACTACGCGCGTATGTGTTCTTTGTGGTATAAGAATAACAGATTTATGGCAATATCAAAATAAACGATTTGCATAATTCTATTATTTTTTTTACTCATAACCGTTTTTCATGATTCCAAACATATACTTTATTTAGATTCTTATACTTTTTTAAGATTAATTTTTATATTCGTTGAATTTCTGTGTAATAAAGGATATGATATTATTAAATTTATTCTCGTGAAGGCAACGAATCAAGGTCAAGCATGTTTAACTTTGACGACTGCTCACGGGGTTTAGAAAGGATCTCTGTCATGCCCCGCACATTCCAGTATAAGCTTCTTCTATATAATCTTCTGGTAGTTATAAGTATCGCCTGTGCCGTAAGCTTTTATAACTATCATTCCTATTATAAGGATGCCATTCAAAATGAAACGGAAAACTCTGTTAACCGCATACAGATTCTGTCCGACCGGATGGAAGTTGCTTATGAGGAAA encodes the following:
- a CDS encoding carbohydrate ABC transporter permease translates to MKSHQMKAIRSNLIGYSFILPNLIGYAIFVFIPVIFSFVLSVMKWDGSRTPMEFVGLSNFVQIFNDRIFVQSFFHTIQYALLTVLPTLVLALLLAVLLNHKLKGIAVFRTALYFPYIASIVAVGAVWNMLFQPDFGPINEFLRFIGISKPPRWVVDVKWAMVAISIVSVWKYMGYYMIVYLAALQGISGSLYEAAGIDGANGFQKLRYITIPMLTPTTFFVLIMLTIQCFKVFDLVYVMTGGGPGNATKTLVNYIYEKAFTSWEFGPASAGALVLFSVVLVVTLIQFAGEKKWSKDLM
- a CDS encoding ABC transporter substrate-binding protein, translating into MRLKRVLAMVLAAGMVCASLTACGGSKTTESSAAGSTEKTETTKSDEKAQSTGEKKVLSVTTWDYDTSPTFQTVVDAYMAKHPDVEINVIDTSADEYNNSLGISLSAAQPDPDVIWVKDMGSMLQMADKNQLLPLDDFMKKDNLDLSIYNGAAEQLQYNGATYGLPYRSDWYILYYNKDLFDAAGVPYPSNDMTWDEYYDLAAKLTSGEGSSKVYGGHNHTWQALVSNWAVQDGKHTVVEKDYSFLKPWYEQALALQDNGYIQDFSTLKTANIHYSSVFKNQQCAMMPMGSWFIATMIQSQASDETSFNWGIARIPHPADTEAGYTVGALTPVGISAYTDEPDLSWDFVKFATSEEAANILAEQGVFTGIQTEESLKTIASAQFFPEGDSNIEALTYTHYIFDRPLDPKITEIKTVLEEVHEMIMIKQYTVDQGIEELNKRVAEIKGW